Proteins co-encoded in one Hyla sarda isolate aHylSar1 chromosome 4, aHylSar1.hap1, whole genome shotgun sequence genomic window:
- the LOC130366738 gene encoding zona pellucida sperm-binding protein 3-like, whose protein sequence is MELWIRWSCLLVVLLYGSGFSSALGRQRRQSNTWRSNQPEWGSPRRLGQSASGLGSSRSNPWSQSVSGFGSPRGVQSVYGWGSRSLGADHHSRQLPPQSSSSPISVQCNEDRMVVTVKRDFYGNGKLVKPSDLSLGSCPPGAQTTDTVVVFQNDLQDCGNILEMTPDLLIYTSALRYTPTTSSNVPIIRSNSAVVPIQCFYLRHGNVSSNAIKPTWFPFSTTVTSEERLAFSLRLMTADWSAPSPSLVFQLGDMFYIEASLETQNHAPMILFVDSCVATITPDVASTPRYEIISNYGCLVDGTEEDSSSVFVSPRPQADKLRFMVDAFRFTNNAASLIYITCSLRAAAINQTPDPVNKACSYNKASSSWSPVEGPSGICQCCTTGTCATAGGQRSAWGSPLGRQRRPWKRDVGSHVEEHVLATLGPLLLVTGAEPNQMSRAGTAQASRMSAGHGPLQLWVLVAVGSVTSVVVAVALTVAVKCLLRRFSAKESV, encoded by the exons ATGGAGCTGTGGATCAGGTGGAGTTGTCTCTTAGTGGTTCTGCTCTATGGATCAGGCTTTAGCAGCGCCTTGGGTAGACAACGGCGCCAGTCCAACACTTGGAGAAGTAACCAGCCTGAATGGGGATCTCCTAGAAGACTTGGACAATCTGCCTCTGGATTAGGTTCTTCTAGATCAAACCCTTGGTCTCAGTCAGTCTCTGGGTTTGGGTCTCCAAGAGGTGTTCAGTCTGTGTACGGATGGGGCTCCAGGAGTCTTGGCGCAGACCATCATTCCCGACAGCTTCCCccacaatcctcctcctcccctatcaGTGTGCAGTGTAATGAGGACCGCATGGTGGTGACTGTGAAGAGAGACTTCTATGGGAATGGGAAGCTGGTGAAGCCCTCAGACCTGTCCTTGGGTTCCTGCCCCCCTGGAGCTCAGACTACAGATACTGTTGTGGTTTTCCAAAATGACCTTCAAGACTGTGGGAACATCTTAGAG ATGACTCCAGACTTGCTGATCTACACCTCTGCCCTACGCTACACCCCCACCACCTCCAGCAATGTGCCCATCATCAGGTCCAACTCTGCTGTGGTTCCCATTCAGTGCTTCTACCTAAG ACACGGTAATGTGAGCAGTAACGCCATCAAGCCAACATGGTTTCCATTCAGCACCACGGTGACctcagaagagcggctggccttcTCCTTGCGTCTCATGACTG CGGACTGGAGCGCTCCCAGTCCATCCCTGGTCTTCCAGCTTGGTGACATGTTCTACATAGAAGCCTCTCTGGAGACCCAGAACCATGCCCCAATGATCCTGTTTGTGGAcagttgtgtggccaccattacgcCAGATGTGGCCTCCACTCCTCGCTATGAGATCATCTCTAACTATGG GTGCTTGGTGGATGGGACGGAAGAAGATTCCTCTTCAGTCTTTGTTTCTCCAAGACCCCAAGCAGACAAGCTTCGCTTCATGGTGGATGCCTTCAGGTTCACCAACAATGCTGCCTCTCTG ATCTATATCACCTGTTCCCTGAGAGCTGCTGCCATCAACCAGACCCCTGACCCAGTGAACAAGGCCTGCTCCTACAACAAGGCATCCAGCAG TTGGTCACCTGTGGAAGGACCAAGTGGGATCTGTCAGTGCTGCACCACCGGGAcctgtgctactgctgggggccaGAGATCAGCATGGGGCTCACCCCTTGGGAGGCAGAGAAGACCTTGGAAGAGAGATGTTG GGTCCCATGTGGAGGAGCATGTCCTGGCCACACTGGGTCCTCTTCTTCTAGTGACCGGAGCTGAGCCTAACcagatgtccagagcaggaaccgcCCAAGCTTCCAGGATGAGTGCAGGACATGGACCTCTACAGCTGTGGGTGCTGGTGGCCGTGGGATCTGTCACTTCAGTGGTTGTTGCCGTGGCTCTTACTGTGGCTGTGAAATGTCTTCTGAGAAGATTTTCTGCTAAAGAATCTGTGTAG